Within the Hevea brasiliensis isolate MT/VB/25A 57/8 unplaced genomic scaffold, ASM3005281v1 Scaf629, whole genome shotgun sequence genome, the region AAAGGAGCTATTACATCAGTACAAAATCCACAGCTATAAGGACCTAAACATAAACCAAAAAAACTTGTAAGTATTTAGGAAAAATCTCATTACATCAACAGGATTTATTAGGGAATAAATTAACAAGGAATATCCCCAGCAGTTTGTTCTTGTTAAAGAACTTGATTGTCTTGTATCTTTACAGGAACAAGTTATCAGGTGAGATTCCTTGTGTTGTTGAAGCTTTGAACTTAGTTGAACTTGATCTTTCGGATAATAATTGATAGGGAAAATGCCAGATGATTTTGGGAAACTTCAAAACTTATCAGTTTTGAATTTGTTCTACAATCAATTATCTAGTGAAATCCCTAAAAGTATTGGTCGTCTTCCAGCACTGATTCATTTTAGCTTGCTTAGCGTCAATTTGTCAGGTGTCCTCCCTCCAGACTTGGGAAGATATTCAATGCTTAAAACAGTCGAGGCTTCGTCCAACAAGCTTACTGGCAGGCTGCTTGAATTTTTATGCAATAGAGGAAAGTTAGTAGGAGTGTCAGGCTACAATAACAATCTCAATGGGGAGTTGCCAGAATCGCTTGGGAATTGCAGTAGTTTGCTGATGATGAGTATTTCACGTAATGCAGTTACTAGCAATATACCTATTGGTCTATGGACAGCTTCGAATTTGAGGTATCTAATGCTAAGCAGCAATTTGTTCACAGGTGAGCTTCTTGATGAAGTTTCAAGGAATCTTAGAAGGCTAGAGATCAGCAACAACAtgttttctggtaaaatttccacCGAAGCATCTTGGAGGAATCTCATGTTTTTTAATGCTAGTAATAACTTGTTTTGTGGCACAATCCCTCAAGAATTAACTGCTTTTCCTCTTGTCATTACTCTTCTGCTTGATAGGAACCGACTCACAAGAGCCATTCCATCCGATATAGTCTGATGTAAGTCATTAACTACTCTAAATATGAGCTGAAATCAACTTTCAGAACCAATCCCAGAGGAAATTGGTTTTCTACCTAATCTTCTCGAACTAGACTTGTCAGATAACCAATTTTCTTAACAAATTCCACCTGACTTTAGCTCCCTGAAGTTAACTTTTCTTAATTTCTCTTCCAATCATCTCACAGGGGAAATCCTAATTAATCAGTTTAGAAAACGATGCTTATAATAGCAGCTTCTTGAACAATCCTAGTCTTTGCACCAGAAATTCATTGCTAAGCCTTAATCTATGCAATTCCAATACCAAAAAATAAAGCAAACATTCAACCCAATCTAAAACTCTAGTATCAAGTATTTCGGCAACAGCCTTTGTGTTAGCTTTGTTACTTTCTTTCTTTGTGATCAGAGCCTACCAAAAGAAAAAACACGTAGTAAGTTCAACATGGAAGCTCACCTCATTTCAAAAGTTAGATTTCAAGAATTAGATATATTTAATAAAGTTTTTGAAATTGTTCAAAGGTTTATTTTGCTATTGATCTGATATCCTTTTTATACAGAAGAAGAAAGTACAgacaaaatcaaataaatgaggcaATTATACAAATTTTTATACAGACAGCTAATTTACAAAGATAGAAAGCTGAAATTATGTTCCTTTATTGATATGAAATTATGTTCCTTTATTGATATGCTGAGATTACGTTTCTGATTTGCTAGCTGTTCCTGATATTGCTCTATTATGCTCCTGCAAGATAGGAGTAGCGTCAATAATGCCTAGCTTGATCAGATAACATTAAAATTGTTGTTTGGACTGAGCCTTAGTAAGCGTGTCAACTAGTTGATCAGCAGAATGGACATGAACAATGTGGATCTTCTTTTACTGAACCTGGTCTCGAACAAAGTGGAAGTCTATTGCAATATGCTTCATACGGCTGTGAAACACTAGATTTTGACACAAATAAGTGGTGCCAATGTTGTCATAGTAAATAGTTAGAACTTCCTTTATAGGTGCACGTAGTTCAGTAAAAAGATTAATGATCCAATTTGTTTTAGCAACCGCTCCTGCAATGGCTCAGTATTTAGCCTCGGTTGATGAGCAAGCAACTATTCGTTACTTCTCAGAGGACCAGCTTATGGGACTATTACCAAGATAAATACCATAGGCCAAAGTGGATGTTCAATCATTGTGATCACCTGCCCAGTCAGCGTTGGAGTAGACATGAAGTTCAGGAGGTCAAGTCCAACGAAGTAGAATACCATAGTCCATTATTTGTTTGAGATAGCAAAGAAGTCGCTTAACTGCTTGTTAATGTGTTGTGGAAGGACAGTgcataaattatgagaatttattGAGGACAAAACTGACGTCCGGTCAACTGAACGATAGATATTAGAGTTTTCCAATGGCTGTTCTATATTCTTTTGCATCTGTTGGAGAGGGACCATCTTGAAGATGTAGGGGAGCACTAGTACTCATTGGACTGTGCACCCCTTTGCTCtcatgcatattgtattttcataGCAAGTCCAAAATATACTTAGATTAAGATAGAATGATAACAGCAGAACATGGAAGAAGAAAATAGTTGAGATGGCCGAGATCCTTGGGAGAAAAGCATTGAGAGAGAGTAGAAATAACATTAGAGAGTGCTTGTTTATTATTGCCAGTTAAAACTATATCATCTACGTAGACCAACATATAAATGACAGTGCCTATATGATGGAGTATAAAGAGTGAGCTGTCAGAGTGAGATCTTTGGAAACCACAGTTAATAAGGAAGAGCTTCAACTCATCATACTAAGCGTTAGGTGTTTGTTTAACACCATAGATGGCTTTTTGAAGGCGAGACACATGAAATGGGAAATCTGGATGTTCAAAACCTTATGGTTGgcacataaatacttcatcatgaaGATTTCCTTACAGGAAAGCATTGTTTACATCTAGTTGTCACAGCGACCACCCTTTTTGAATTGCTATGGACAAGAAATACGAACAGTTGTTGGTTTAACAACAGGAATGTGGAATG harbors:
- the LOC131169052 gene encoding receptor-like protein kinase HAIKU2, with the translated sequence MPDDFGKLQNLSVLNLFYNQLSSEIPKSIGRLPALIHFSLLSVNLSGVLPPDLGRYSMLKTVEASSNKLTGRLLEFLCNRGKLVGVSGYNNNLNGELPESLGNCSSLLMMSISRNAVTSNIPIGLWTASNLRYLMLSSNLFTGELLDEVSRNLRRLEISNNMFSGKISTEASWRNLMFFNASNNLFCGTIPQELTAFPLVITLLLDRNRLTRAIPSDIV